One stretch of Chryseobacterium indologenes DNA includes these proteins:
- a CDS encoding NAD-dependent epimerase/dehydratase family protein produces MKKVFVTGATGLLGTNVILKLLQDGYSVIALVRQKSKYLGKENENLILIEGCLAFDLSPYLTNIDCIIHIAAETNQNLIRYEEYKKVNYDATMKLLAQAEACRVKRLLFISSANTIGYGIKDQPGDEKESQKYPFTDSLYAQSKLNAEKHLLENRKNTEVVILNPTFMIGAYDTRPSSGKLILWAWKKKLIFYPKGGKNFVHAEDAANGVVKAMEKGKNGEKYLLADENLSYQQFFEKINRIAGQNPRMIPIPNTILSVLGWIGDLLRLLNVSTALCTSNMKALQIKNYYSNQKSVAELGLHYQSVDKAIEDAIDYFTKEMKT; encoded by the coding sequence ATGAAAAAAGTTTTTGTGACCGGAGCAACCGGGCTTCTGGGAACTAATGTTATCCTTAAACTATTACAAGATGGTTATTCTGTTATTGCTTTGGTGCGCCAGAAAAGCAAGTATCTGGGCAAGGAAAATGAAAATCTGATACTGATAGAAGGTTGTCTGGCCTTTGACCTTTCACCATACCTCACCAATATTGATTGTATCATTCATATAGCTGCGGAAACCAATCAGAATCTGATCCGTTATGAGGAGTATAAAAAGGTAAATTATGATGCGACTATGAAGCTTCTCGCTCAGGCAGAAGCTTGTAGAGTGAAAAGGCTTCTTTTTATAAGTTCGGCTAATACAATTGGATATGGAATAAAAGACCAGCCGGGAGATGAAAAAGAATCTCAGAAATATCCTTTTACAGACTCTTTGTATGCACAAAGTAAGCTGAATGCTGAAAAGCATCTTTTAGAGAACCGTAAGAATACAGAAGTTGTCATTCTGAATCCTACCTTTATGATAGGAGCTTATGATACAAGACCAAGCTCCGGGAAGTTGATTTTATGGGCCTGGAAAAAGAAGCTGATCTTTTACCCAAAAGGAGGAAAGAATTTTGTTCATGCTGAAGATGCCGCTAATGGAGTTGTGAAAGCAATGGAAAAGGGAAAGAATGGAGAGAAATACTTATTGGCTGATGAGAATCTAAGCTATCAACAGTTTTTTGAAAAGATCAATAGAATAGCGGGGCAAAATCCCAGGATGATTCCCATACCCAATACCATCTTATCTGTTTTAGGATGGATAGGAGACCTGCTGCGGCTATTAAATGTGAGCACTGCGCTGTGCACTTCCAATATGAAAGCCCTGCAAATCAAGAATTATTATTCCAATCAAAAATCTGTAGCGGAGCTGGGGCTTCATTATCAGTCTGTGGATAAAGCGATAGAAGATGCTATTGATTATTTTACTAAAGAAATGAAAACTTGA
- a CDS encoding SDR family NAD(P)-dependent oxidoreductase: MDAKESYAVVTGASQGLGKAFAEHLARKNINVILVSLPDQNLKELSRSLEEKYPIKAYCYEVDLSVTENVMKLTEWLNTSFNIHILINNAGLGGTQKFTEATPDYINTILQVNVTATSLITHQLLPNLLKQPKAYILNVSSMAAFSPIGFKTVYPASKSFIHSFSRGLHEELKDTNVFVSVVNPGAMKTNADVCKRIEKQGFWGRLTLLNPDKVAARCIRQLFKKDSVIMLNPISWMMMKILPIWIKLPLMTQAIKREIEA, encoded by the coding sequence ATGGATGCCAAAGAATCGTACGCTGTGGTGACGGGAGCAAGCCAGGGGTTGGGAAAGGCCTTTGCGGAACACCTGGCCAGAAAAAATATTAATGTCATTCTGGTAAGTCTTCCTGATCAGAACTTAAAAGAACTTTCCCGGAGTCTCGAAGAAAAATACCCAATAAAAGCTTATTGTTATGAAGTGGACCTTTCCGTTACTGAAAATGTGATGAAACTTACAGAATGGCTTAATACGTCTTTTAATATTCATATTTTAATCAATAATGCAGGTCTTGGAGGAACTCAAAAATTCACTGAAGCAACTCCGGATTATATCAACACCATTTTACAGGTCAACGTAACTGCAACTTCTCTTATCACCCATCAGTTATTGCCCAACCTTTTAAAACAGCCTAAAGCTTATATTTTGAACGTTTCAAGTATGGCGGCCTTTTCTCCTATAGGATTTAAGACTGTATATCCGGCTTCTAAAAGTTTTATTCATTCCTTTTCAAGAGGGCTGCATGAAGAATTAAAAGATACCAATGTCTTTGTAAGTGTAGTGAACCCTGGGGCGATGAAAACCAATGCAGATGTCTGTAAAAGAATAGAAAAACAGGGTTTCTGGGGCAGGCTGACGCTTTTAAATCCGGATAAAGTAGCGGCTCGGTGTATTCGGCAGCTATTTAAAAAAGATTCCGTAATTATGCTTAATCCAATAAGCTGGATGATGATGAAGATTCTTCCTATATGGATTAAGCTACCTCTGATGACCCAAGCTATAAAAAGAGAGATCGAAGCATGA
- a CDS encoding helix-turn-helix domain-containing protein, with product MNTSEFNSFIVILIYGSLVLLSLLTIANPLKVNRKANFWFGIFLFLWSTFWLDEIFFLITGSAVEFHSLFWVRIVQYLTPVFFYFSVLFHTNPSFKFTITAVKFLVLPAIFVVFLILVKLGYTNPFEFLSIILILVQALFYTVLSYITIRKHQRNIQQFSSNTEGINLNWLEYIILVILVVNIMYVVYNLFYDPESLNFFINAVFLLVIYCVSYYSLKQKEIYPLEKKQREELISIQDDVDSQEVKRKLMPDGELIRIKTQLENIMETQKPYLDSELNLIKLAEILSVSTHHLSYVINTGFQKNFFQYVNEFRVEYAKQLLKDAGSKLSILGIAYESGFNSKTSFNTTFKKVTGQTPSEFKK from the coding sequence ATGAACACCTCAGAATTCAACAGTTTCATCGTGATACTTATCTATGGTTCATTGGTTTTGCTTTCTTTGCTTACTATTGCAAACCCTTTAAAAGTTAACCGGAAAGCCAATTTCTGGTTCGGAATCTTTCTCTTTCTTTGGTCTACTTTCTGGCTGGATGAAATCTTTTTTCTGATAACAGGCTCAGCTGTAGAGTTTCATTCTCTTTTTTGGGTCCGGATTGTACAATACCTTACCCCTGTCTTTTTTTATTTCAGTGTATTATTTCATACCAATCCCTCTTTTAAATTTACAATAACAGCCGTCAAGTTTCTTGTACTGCCAGCCATATTTGTAGTATTTCTTATATTGGTTAAACTAGGATATACCAATCCTTTTGAGTTTCTAAGTATTATTCTGATTCTGGTACAGGCATTGTTTTATACAGTACTTTCTTACATTACGATCAGAAAACATCAACGAAACATTCAGCAGTTTTCTTCCAATACCGAAGGAATTAATCTGAACTGGCTGGAATATATTATCCTGGTGATTCTTGTGGTAAACATTATGTATGTAGTGTACAATCTTTTTTATGATCCTGAATCTTTAAACTTTTTTATCAATGCGGTGTTCCTTTTGGTTATTTATTGTGTTAGCTATTATTCTTTAAAACAGAAAGAAATCTATCCACTAGAAAAAAAACAACGAGAGGAGCTTATCTCTATTCAGGACGATGTAGATTCTCAAGAAGTGAAAAGAAAGCTAATGCCGGATGGTGAACTCATCAGGATCAAAACACAGCTTGAAAATATTATGGAAACCCAGAAGCCTTATCTGGATAGTGAGCTGAACCTCATTAAACTGGCAGAAATACTCTCCGTTTCTACCCATCATTTATCGTATGTAATCAATACCGGTTTTCAGAAGAACTTTTTCCAATATGTAAATGAGTTCAGGGTTGAATATGCAAAACAACTTCTTAAAGATGCAGGCAGTAAATTATCCATCCTGGGAATAGCCTATGAATCAGGTTTCAATTCAAAGACTTCTTTCAATACGACTTTTAAAAAAGTAACCGGACAAACCCCTTCTGAGTTCAAGAAATAA
- a CDS encoding rhomboid family intramembrane serine protease, with protein sequence MDIFVLIIIAITCVFSYMGFNNTLLFEKYKFNVGAIVNRKEYIRLISSAFLHADFMHLFFNMLSLYFFQGVVVHFFGEIGFLIIYFGSMILGNLFSLQIYQKQPWYSAIGASGAVSGIIFASIAMAPNEISVNFLPGWLFGTLYFGYSVYMMLNPKQWDNLGHAAHLGGAFFGLIYSIVLHPQLAMSNIVYLGVMSLPLIYLGYQIFVRKRIR encoded by the coding sequence ATGGATATATTTGTTTTGATTATTATTGCCATAACTTGTGTATTCAGTTACATGGGTTTCAACAATACGCTTTTATTTGAAAAATATAAATTCAATGTGGGAGCTATTGTCAACCGTAAGGAATATATAAGGCTGATAAGTTCTGCGTTTTTACATGCAGATTTTATGCACCTGTTTTTTAATATGCTTTCTTTGTATTTCTTTCAGGGAGTGGTGGTTCACTTCTTTGGAGAAATTGGATTTTTGATTATCTATTTCGGATCGATGATTCTTGGAAACCTGTTTAGTTTACAGATTTATCAGAAGCAGCCTTGGTACTCTGCTATCGGAGCTTCAGGAGCCGTTTCGGGAATCATTTTTGCTTCCATTGCCATGGCCCCGAATGAGATCAGTGTAAACTTCTTACCGGGATGGTTATTCGGAACATTATATTTCGGATATTCCGTTTATATGATGCTGAATCCTAAACAATGGGATAATCTGGGACATGCAGCGCACCTGGGCGGGGCTTTTTTCGGACTTATATATTCTATTGTTCTACATCCACAGCTGGCCATGAGCAATATAGTATATCTTGGAGTCATGTCACTGCCACTGATTTATTTAGGATATCAGATTTTTGTCAGGAAGCGAATAAGATAA
- a CDS encoding DNA gyrase/topoisomerase IV subunit A, producing the protein MTTEEYSHEGESLKKVSGLYKDWFLDYASYVILDRAIPSVFDGLKPVQRRIMHSMRELEDGRYNKVANIVGNTMKYHPHGDASITDAMVQIGQKELLIDTQGNWGNIYTGDSAAAARYIEARLTPFALEVVFNPKTTEWTKSYDGRNNEPIDLPVKFPLLLAQGVEGIGVGLSTKILPHNFNELINASVAYLKGKKFEIYPDFLTAGYLDVSEYNDGHRGGKVRARAKITQTDKHLLVISELPYSKTTSDLIDSILKANEKGKIKIKKIEDNTSDKVEILIHIHNDVSPDKTIDALYAFTDCQVTISPNACVIVGDKPMFMNVSDILKMNTDHTVSLLKKELEIELHELQESWHFSSLERIFIENRIYHDIEEVKTWEDVLKTIDKGLKPHTKHLLRAVTEEDILKLTEIRIKRISRFDLDKFKENIASLEGKIEQVKYHLANLIAYAIEYYLNIQKKYGKDKQRKTELRIFDTIDATKVAVANEKFYANFEEGFIGTSLKKDQYLFDCSDIDDIITFRKDGSMKVVKVEAKTFIGKDILHVAIWKKNDKRTVYNMIYREGREGPYYMKRFSVTGVTRNTDYPLASDKKGSETLYFSANPNGEAETVTVLLKPNPRIRKNKMEINFSDLAIKGRDSKGNLVTKYAVKKVDLKEEGVSTLAPRRIWFDDTVRRLNADARGTLLGSFKGDDKILTINTNGEVKLVSFDLGNRFDDEYLVLEKWKPEQPITCIYYDGEKQIYFIKRFLLENTVNVQTFMPSEHPNSFIENVIVANDVTAEIIFAKDKGKERDPETINIDEFIAVKGIKAIGNQFTKFKVKAINITIPEPVEEEPEVYEEPEPAGDMDEDGGIIGDLFQAEEGNETE; encoded by the coding sequence ATGACGACAGAAGAATATTCGCATGAGGGTGAAAGCTTAAAGAAGGTTTCCGGTCTATACAAAGATTGGTTTCTGGACTATGCTTCCTATGTAATTTTGGATAGGGCAATTCCTTCGGTCTTTGACGGATTGAAACCCGTTCAGCGAAGAATTATGCACTCTATGCGGGAACTGGAAGATGGCCGTTACAATAAGGTGGCCAATATTGTGGGAAATACCATGAAATATCACCCCCATGGTGATGCTTCCATTACAGATGCCATGGTGCAGATCGGGCAGAAAGAATTACTGATTGATACTCAGGGAAACTGGGGAAATATCTATACAGGAGATTCTGCGGCAGCAGCGAGGTATATTGAAGCCAGACTGACTCCTTTTGCGCTGGAAGTAGTCTTTAATCCTAAAACTACGGAATGGACAAAATCCTATGACGGTAGAAATAATGAACCCATTGATCTTCCGGTAAAATTTCCATTGCTCCTTGCACAGGGAGTGGAAGGAATTGGGGTTGGCCTTTCCACAAAGATCCTTCCACATAACTTCAATGAACTTATTAATGCATCTGTTGCCTATTTAAAAGGAAAGAAATTCGAGATCTACCCGGATTTTTTAACTGCCGGTTATTTGGATGTATCAGAATATAACGATGGTCACCGAGGAGGAAAGGTAAGAGCCAGAGCTAAAATCACCCAAACAGACAAACATCTGCTGGTGATCTCTGAACTTCCTTATTCCAAAACAACGAGCGACCTGATTGATTCTATCCTAAAAGCCAACGAGAAAGGAAAGATCAAAATCAAGAAAATTGAAGACAATACTTCCGATAAGGTTGAGATCCTGATCCATATTCATAATGATGTATCTCCGGATAAAACGATTGATGCGCTGTATGCTTTTACAGACTGTCAGGTAACCATTTCTCCGAATGCCTGTGTGATCGTTGGTGACAAGCCGATGTTCATGAATGTTTCTGACATTCTTAAAATGAATACAGACCATACGGTATCATTGCTTAAAAAAGAACTGGAAATTGAACTTCATGAGCTTCAGGAAAGCTGGCATTTCTCATCATTGGAAAGGATTTTTATCGAAAACAGGATCTATCACGATATTGAAGAGGTAAAAACCTGGGAAGATGTTTTAAAAACCATTGATAAAGGATTAAAACCTCATACCAAGCATCTTTTACGAGCAGTAACCGAAGAAGATATTTTAAAATTAACCGAGATCAGAATCAAGAGAATTTCAAGATTCGATTTAGATAAATTTAAAGAAAATATTGCCTCTCTTGAAGGTAAAATAGAGCAGGTAAAATATCACCTTGCCAATCTGATCGCGTATGCTATTGAGTATTATCTGAACATTCAGAAGAAATACGGAAAAGATAAGCAGAGAAAAACAGAGCTTAGAATCTTTGATACCATTGATGCCACTAAAGTAGCGGTTGCCAATGAGAAGTTCTATGCCAATTTTGAAGAAGGCTTCATAGGCACATCATTGAAGAAAGATCAGTATCTATTTGACTGCTCGGATATTGATGATATCATTACTTTCAGAAAAGACGGGAGCATGAAGGTGGTAAAAGTAGAAGCTAAAACGTTTATCGGGAAAGATATTCTTCATGTGGCTATATGGAAGAAAAATGATAAGAGAACAGTGTACAACATGATCTACCGTGAAGGTAGGGAAGGTCCTTATTATATGAAACGTTTCTCTGTAACCGGAGTTACCAGAAATACAGACTATCCGTTAGCTTCAGATAAAAAAGGTTCAGAGACGTTATACTTTTCAGCCAATCCGAATGGGGAAGCAGAAACGGTTACCGTCCTTTTAAAACCGAACCCTCGAATCAGAAAGAATAAAATGGAAATCAATTTCTCCGATCTGGCTATAAAAGGACGTGATTCCAAAGGAAACCTGGTGACCAAATATGCCGTGAAGAAAGTAGATCTTAAAGAAGAAGGCGTTTCTACATTAGCACCAAGGAGGATCTGGTTTGATGATACAGTAAGAAGACTGAATGCTGATGCAAGAGGTACTCTGCTGGGAAGTTTCAAAGGAGATGATAAGATTTTAACAATCAATACCAATGGAGAAGTAAAACTTGTTTCCTTTGATTTAGGAAACCGTTTTGATGATGAATATCTGGTATTGGAAAAATGGAAGCCTGAGCAGCCTATTACTTGTATTTACTATGATGGAGAAAAGCAGATCTATTTTATTAAGAGATTCCTGCTGGAAAATACAGTGAATGTACAAACCTTTATGCCATCCGAGCATCCAAACTCATTCATAGAAAATGTAATTGTAGCCAATGATGTAACAGCAGAAATTATTTTTGCCAAAGATAAAGGAAAAGAAAGGGATCCGGAAACCATTAATATTGACGAATTTATTGCAGTAAAAGGAATAAAAGCAATAGGAAACCAGTTTACTAAATTCAAGGTAAAAGCAATCAATATAACCATTCCTGAACCTGTAGAAGAAGAACCGGAAGTATATGAAGAACCGGAACCTGCCGGAGATATGGATGAAGATGGTGGAATTATCGGAGACCTTTTCCAGGCGGAAGAAGGAAACGAAACCGAATAG
- a CDS encoding DNA topoisomerase IV subunit B codes for MSQEINPTYSEDNIRTLDWQEHIRLRPGMYIGKLGDGSSADDGIYILLKEILDNSIDEFRMRAGKRIEIKLDDGKVTIRDFGRGIPLGKVVDAVSKMNTGGKYDSKAFKKSVGLNGVGTKAVNALSDYFRVRSFRDGKMKVAEFSRGMIKENFDEKETSDRNGTEISFIPDGDIFLHFKYRKEYIERMLRNYAYLNPGLKILFNGETYFSENGLKDLLEEELESDILYPIVHLKDDDIEVAITHSDKSQTETYFSFVNGQNTTQGGTHLNAFREAYVKTIREFFNKSFDASDIRKSIIAAISINVEEPVFESQTKTKLGSNDMGPNGPTVRTFIIDFLKSKLDNFLHKNPEIAEAIQRKILISERERKELSGIQKLARERAKKVSLHNKKLRDCRQHYNDQKAERKGDTQIFITEGDSASGSITKSRDVETQAVFSLKGKPLNCYGLTKKVVYENEEFNLLQAALNIEESLEDLRYNQVIIATDADVDGMHIRLLMITFFLQFFPDLIKNNHLYILQTPLFRVRNKKETRYCYSEAERIKALNELGKNPEITRFKGLGEISPDEFKHFIGKDIRLEPVVVGKDQTIDQLLEFYMGKNTPDRQTFILENLVVEDDSDIDKKHILDEVSS; via the coding sequence ATGTCACAAGAAATAAATCCAACCTACTCGGAAGATAATATCAGAACCCTCGATTGGCAGGAACATATCCGTCTGCGTCCCGGCATGTACATCGGGAAGCTGGGGGATGGGTCCTCTGCCGATGATGGTATTTACATTTTGCTTAAAGAAATCCTGGATAACTCTATTGATGAGTTCAGGATGAGAGCTGGTAAAAGAATTGAAATCAAGCTGGATGACGGCAAAGTTACCATTCGTGACTTTGGTCGTGGAATTCCACTGGGAAAGGTAGTAGATGCCGTTTCCAAAATGAATACCGGAGGTAAATACGACAGTAAAGCCTTCAAAAAATCTGTTGGATTGAACGGGGTAGGTACAAAAGCGGTAAATGCCCTTTCAGACTATTTCAGAGTACGTTCTTTCCGTGATGGAAAAATGAAGGTAGCGGAATTCTCCCGTGGTATGATCAAAGAAAACTTTGATGAAAAAGAAACTTCAGACAGAAATGGAACTGAAATTTCATTTATTCCGGATGGAGATATCTTCCTGCATTTTAAATACAGAAAAGAGTATATCGAAAGAATGCTCCGCAATTATGCGTATCTGAATCCAGGGCTGAAAATTTTGTTCAATGGTGAAACCTATTTTTCTGAAAACGGTCTGAAAGATCTTTTAGAAGAAGAGCTGGAAAGTGATATCTTGTATCCGATCGTTCACCTGAAAGATGATGATATTGAAGTAGCGATTACCCATTCCGATAAATCACAAACGGAAACGTATTTTTCATTCGTTAACGGACAGAATACAACTCAAGGTGGTACTCATCTTAATGCTTTCCGTGAAGCCTATGTGAAAACGATCCGTGAGTTTTTCAATAAAAGTTTTGACGCTTCTGATATCAGAAAATCAATCATTGCAGCCATTTCCATCAATGTGGAAGAACCTGTTTTTGAGTCTCAGACCAAAACAAAACTGGGTTCTAATGATATGGGACCTAACGGACCTACAGTAAGGACTTTCATTATTGATTTTCTGAAAAGCAAACTTGACAATTTTTTACATAAAAACCCTGAAATAGCTGAGGCAATCCAACGAAAAATTCTGATCTCTGAAAGAGAAAGAAAAGAGCTTTCCGGAATCCAGAAGCTGGCCAGAGAAAGAGCTAAAAAAGTATCCCTTCATAATAAGAAACTGCGTGACTGCAGACAGCATTATAACGATCAGAAGGCCGAAAGAAAAGGAGATACACAGATTTTCATTACCGAGGGAGATTCTGCATCAGGATCAATCACCAAATCAAGAGATGTGGAAACACAGGCAGTATTTTCATTAAAAGGAAAACCTCTGAACTGCTATGGATTGACGAAAAAAGTTGTATATGAAAATGAAGAATTTAACCTTCTTCAGGCTGCTTTAAATATTGAAGAAAGTTTGGAGGACCTGAGATATAACCAGGTAATTATTGCAACGGATGCCGACGTTGATGGAATGCACATCCGTTTATTGATGATCACATTCTTCCTGCAATTCTTCCCGGATCTGATTAAAAACAATCACCTTTATATCCTTCAGACCCCATTATTCAGGGTGAGAAATAAAAAGGAGACCAGATATTGCTATTCAGAAGCAGAACGGATAAAAGCTTTGAACGAGCTTGGAAAAAATCCTGAAATTACACGATTTAAAGGGTTAGGGGAAATTTCCCCGGATGAATTTAAACACTTCATCGGAAAAGATATCCGTCTAGAACCGGTAGTGGTGGGAAAAGATCAGACGATCGACCAGTTACTGGAGTTTTATATGGGTAAGAACACACCAGACAGGCAAACTTTCATTCTTGAAAACCTGGTCGTGGAAGATGACTCTGATATTGATAAAAAACACATTCTTGATGAAGTAAGCAGCTAA
- a CDS encoding DUF2867 domain-containing protein, which translates to MKIKKIEFPVRSVLYQGKEKFDYVDSFEGGLVGNGQNFNITQIGKAFFTSGPKWGKKMFALRNNVAGWLGLKTGAEVDPANGPENFTCEVGERVGIFKVFNKTSNEIILGEDDKHLDFRVSLLFDKNQGGQDENSLTISTTVKFHNWLGVLYFLPVRPFHQLIVPAMLKNIINQLESAES; encoded by the coding sequence ATGAAAATTAAGAAGATTGAGTTTCCTGTAAGATCCGTTTTGTATCAAGGAAAAGAAAAGTTTGATTACGTGGATAGTTTTGAAGGTGGGCTGGTAGGAAATGGGCAGAATTTCAATATTACCCAAATTGGAAAAGCTTTTTTTACAAGTGGTCCAAAATGGGGGAAGAAAATGTTTGCTCTCAGAAACAACGTGGCAGGATGGTTGGGTTTGAAAACAGGTGCAGAGGTTGATCCCGCGAATGGACCTGAAAACTTTACCTGTGAAGTAGGAGAGCGTGTAGGAATTTTTAAGGTTTTTAATAAAACCAGCAATGAAATTATTCTGGGTGAAGATGATAAACATCTGGATTTCAGGGTGTCTCTTCTATTTGATAAGAACCAAGGGGGGCAGGATGAAAATTCTTTAACGATTTCTACTACGGTAAAGTTTCATAACTGGCTGGGAGTATTGTACTTTTTACCAGTACGTCCGTTTCATCAACTCATTGTTCCGGCTATGCTTAAAAATATCATAAACCAGCTTGAAAGTGCTGAATCATAA
- a CDS encoding methionine aminotransferase — protein sequence MIQLPLSKLSNVGTTIFSQMTQLANENEAINLSQGFPDFMPDSELLNNVDYFVKKGFNQYAPLGGMIGLKEEIARKIENSHQSTYHPDSEITVTAGGTQAIFTAIAAFIKKDDEVIIFEPAYDCYEPTVELFGGIVKRFEMRAPDYEIDWTAVKNLVSDKTKMIILNNPNNPSGKILKKEDINELIQLVKGTSILILSDEVYENIVFDGKQHLSICKYPELKERSLLVASFGKLFHVTGWKVGYCAAPKALTDEFRKVHQFNVFCVNTPIQLALAEYMKNAEHYLHLNQFFQEKRDFLRKGLSGTSFELLDCEGTYFQAVQYSKISDKNDFDFASELTINHKVASVPFSSFYKNKLNENVIRLCFAKKQETLERALENLSKI from the coding sequence ATGATACAACTTCCTTTATCTAAACTTTCCAATGTGGGGACTACTATTTTCAGTCAAATGACGCAGCTTGCCAATGAAAATGAAGCCATTAATCTTTCCCAGGGATTTCCTGATTTCATGCCGGATTCCGAGTTATTAAACAATGTAGACTACTTTGTGAAAAAAGGGTTCAACCAATATGCACCATTGGGAGGAATGATCGGCTTAAAGGAAGAAATTGCAAGAAAAATAGAGAATAGCCACCAAAGTACGTATCATCCTGATTCGGAAATTACAGTAACGGCAGGTGGTACACAAGCCATTTTCACTGCTATTGCGGCTTTTATCAAGAAAGATGATGAAGTCATTATCTTTGAACCGGCTTACGATTGCTATGAACCTACCGTAGAGCTTTTCGGAGGTATTGTAAAACGTTTTGAAATGAGGGCTCCTGACTATGAAATAGACTGGACTGCTGTAAAAAATCTGGTAAGTGATAAAACCAAAATGATTATCCTTAACAATCCCAATAATCCATCAGGAAAAATCTTAAAAAAGGAAGATATCAATGAGTTGATTCAATTGGTAAAAGGGACCTCAATTCTTATTTTAAGCGATGAAGTGTATGAGAATATTGTTTTTGACGGAAAGCAGCATTTAAGTATCTGTAAATACCCTGAGCTTAAAGAAAGAAGTCTTCTCGTAGCCTCATTTGGGAAGCTTTTCCATGTTACAGGTTGGAAGGTTGGATATTGTGCTGCGCCTAAAGCCCTAACGGATGAATTCAGAAAGGTGCACCAGTTCAATGTCTTCTGTGTGAACACCCCTATTCAGCTTGCTTTGGCAGAGTATATGAAAAATGCTGAACATTATCTTCACCTTAATCAATTCTTCCAGGAGAAAAGAGATTTTCTTAGAAAAGGACTTTCCGGAACATCATTTGAATTGTTAGACTGTGAAGGAACTTATTTCCAGGCGGTACAATATTCTAAAATTTCAGATAAAAATGATTTTGATTTTGCCAGTGAACTGACGATTAATCACAAAGTAGCAAGTGTTCCGTTTTCATCATTTTACAAAAACAAACTGAATGAAAATGTGATCAGACTGTGCTTTGCCAAAAAGCAGGAAACATTGGAAAGAGCTTTAGAAAATCTTTCAAAAATATAA
- a CDS encoding bacteriocin, protein MKSKSIATAKKLSKKELKTIAGGMLDCMPAQEICLPHMEPCHSNVDENGCAMISPYCGQKICRP, encoded by the coding sequence ATGAAAAGTAAATCAATAGCTACAGCAAAAAAGTTGAGTAAGAAAGAATTAAAAACGATTGCAGGAGGTATGCTGGATTGTATGCCTGCTCAGGAAATCTGCCTACCCCACATGGAGCCATGCCATTCCAATGTTGATGAGAACGGTTGTGCCATGATATCTCCTTATTGTGGACAAAAAATATGCAGACCTTAA